From the Butyrivibrio fibrisolvens genome, one window contains:
- a CDS encoding glycosyltransferase has translation MNLQTILHPSTDICNEPELYFHTDDIFDLYDGYFNLFYIEKHKKYTFIDSLELVLKCSGYDVLELMHDREVIRSIDLKKDMDAGSGIIEGRFAYPYTQYDKGVFWFRLRRCLGKTLRSAITYVEGFYEGRSSRMRNPVNLGLNICTYKREQYVLRNMKSLIRWMEGDRTEASNVLGIEPGFKGNNSSMTESDTPEASGHIHVFIIDNGKSLGDCKEFTDLVASTNNIEVIPNDNTGGAGGFSRGMIEAMNRREELSLTHLLMMDDDAVFDPDLFTRLYGFLSFLKKEYAMISVGGALFREDYRYIQHAAGEWFENFRIVNEHPLVDMRSYENAAATWMTGTEHERDRYGAWWCCCYPMEVITRDNLPLPLFVHHDDIQFGMKLAERNGVVFLNGINVWHQGFELSFTGVKQYYNTRNELISMKMFYPDTSLKAVKIRLIKRIIGSLICMRYGDIELIYKAVIDYMKGIQWLRDTDIEALHKEVSEIYKTIVPFKPICDLNISDRHRLELEKMAARYNEVITPDQLREYYDHKKYESGIWKMISINGWLLPAYRSTSIVTPLDSPWKPYRRRYVILYQPADRKCAVMRRDYKWLWRSIKYCIWIMIRFRLL, from the coding sequence ATGAATCTTCAGACTATTCTGCATCCATCAACGGATATATGTAATGAACCGGAGCTATACTTCCACACAGATGATATCTTCGATCTGTATGATGGCTATTTCAATCTTTTCTATATAGAAAAACACAAAAAGTATACATTCATAGATTCGCTTGAACTGGTCCTTAAATGTTCGGGCTACGATGTGCTGGAACTTATGCACGACAGGGAAGTGATAAGGAGCATAGATCTAAAGAAGGACATGGACGCTGGAAGCGGTATCATAGAAGGTCGCTTTGCATACCCATATACACAGTATGACAAGGGAGTATTCTGGTTCAGGCTTAGGCGATGCTTGGGAAAAACTTTGCGCTCAGCCATAACATATGTTGAGGGTTTTTATGAAGGGCGTAGTAGCCGTATGCGTAATCCGGTGAATCTAGGCCTTAACATATGTACTTACAAGCGTGAGCAGTATGTCCTTCGTAACATGAAGTCTTTAATAAGATGGATGGAAGGTGATCGGACAGAAGCCTCCAATGTTTTGGGTATAGAACCCGGTTTCAAAGGCAATAATAGTTCTATGACTGAGTCTGATACTCCTGAGGCTTCCGGGCATATTCATGTTTTTATCATAGATAATGGCAAGTCTCTTGGAGATTGTAAGGAGTTTACGGATCTCGTAGCATCTACCAATAATATAGAAGTTATTCCTAATGATAATACCGGCGGTGCCGGAGGATTTAGCCGTGGCATGATAGAAGCAATGAATAGGAGAGAAGAGCTGTCACTGACTCACCTTCTAATGATGGATGATGATGCTGTTTTTGATCCGGATCTTTTTACAAGGCTTTATGGTTTTCTTTCTTTTTTGAAAAAAGAATATGCAATGATATCTGTAGGCGGAGCTCTTTTTCGTGAAGATTATAGATATATACAGCACGCGGCAGGAGAATGGTTTGAGAATTTCAGGATAGTTAATGAGCATCCTCTTGTTGATATGAGAAGCTATGAGAATGCTGCGGCGACCTGGATGACTGGAACCGAGCATGAGAGGGACAGGTACGGCGCCTGGTGGTGTTGCTGCTATCCTATGGAAGTGATCACAAGGGACAACTTGCCATTGCCATTGTTCGTACATCACGATGATATCCAGTTTGGAATGAAGCTGGCTGAGCGTAATGGGGTGGTATTTCTAAATGGTATTAATGTATGGCATCAGGGGTTTGAACTTTCCTTTACCGGAGTCAAGCAGTATTACAATACGAGGAATGAACTTATATCCATGAAGATGTTCTATCCGGATACATCTTTGAAGGCAGTGAAGATACGCCTTATTAAACGGATCATTGGATCTCTAATATGCATGCGTTATGGTGATATCGAACTTATCTATAAGGCGGTCATAGACTATATGAAAGGTATACAGTGGCTGAGGGATACAGATATTGAAGCTCTGCATAAAGAGGTATCTGAGATTTATAAAACTATTGTGCCTTTTAAGCCTATTTGTGATCTTAATATAAGTGACAGGCATAGACTTGAACTTGAGAAGATGGCAGCCAGATACAATGAAGTGATAACACCGGATCAGCTAAGGGAATACTATGACCATAAAAAGTATGAATCCGGTATATGGAAGATGATATCGATAAATGGCTGGCTTCTTCCCGCATATAGGAGTACAAGTATAGTCACTCCCCTGGACTCTCCCTGGAAGCCCTATAGGAGAAGATATGTAATCCTCTACCAGCCCGCGGATAGGAAGTGTGCTGTGATGCGTAGAGATTATAAATGGCTTTGGCGTAGTATAAAATATTGCATATGGATAATGATAAGATTTCGTTTACTATAA
- a CDS encoding CopG family antitoxin produces MKKIDDDDEFLEKEFDFSKAIRNPYAKRLHKKITMNIDVDALDYFKTQSSASGIPYQTLINLYLVDCATSNKKLELTWK; encoded by the coding sequence ATGAAAAAGATAGATGATGATGATGAATTTTTAGAAAAAGAGTTCGACTTTAGCAAAGCAATAAGAAATCCATATGCAAAAAGATTGCATAAAAAAATCACTATGAACATAGATGTAGATGCACTTGATTATTTTAAAACACAATCTTCTGCATCCGGAATTCCCTATCAGACATTGATCAATCTGTATCTTGTCGATTGTGCTACATCTAATAAAAAATTGGAATTAACCTGGAAATAA
- a CDS encoding ABC transporter permease — protein MLRLLTISMFIVPGLFSVIIHGYLRHGEISRRKKLALFVLYLCITNAISFSVSYLRGVKGFRFSDMTLSYRLKYISLGIVLGFVVPFIVCLFTEDAITIGGFIRYGKRTGRDIKKYMAYAIWSAKASLGAEVASSYLNWLWWLIEPFCMMLIYTVIFGYVFKAKEDYFPIFIFTGITMWGFFSRTINGSIDTVRNGKDIITKVYMPKYILLLSKMFVNGFKMLVSFGVIAAMMIVFRVPLSIYILFAPIILLVLFLFTFGVGSIMMHYGVYVNDLGYITGIVLQMLMYLSGVFYSVSKRFPEPFGDIVESFNPVALFMSSMRNCILYGQMPAFGLLGVWAFISLVLSALGIFTVYSNENSYVKVI, from the coding sequence ATGCTCAGATTATTGACTATTTCAATGTTCATAGTACCAGGGCTTTTTTCAGTTATAATACATGGTTATCTTCGACATGGAGAGATTTCCAGAAGGAAGAAATTGGCTCTATTTGTGCTGTACCTTTGCATAACAAACGCCATTTCTTTTTCTGTATCATATCTAAGAGGTGTAAAGGGATTCAGATTTAGTGACATGACATTGTCTTACAGACTAAAGTACATCTCGCTTGGTATTGTGCTTGGATTTGTAGTTCCGTTTATCGTATGTCTTTTTACAGAAGATGCTATTACTATAGGCGGATTTATAAGATATGGTAAGAGAACAGGTAGAGATATTAAGAAATACATGGCATATGCCATATGGTCTGCCAAAGCTTCTCTTGGAGCTGAAGTGGCAAGTTCATATCTTAACTGGCTGTGGTGGCTTATAGAGCCTTTTTGTATGATGCTTATATATACTGTTATATTCGGTTATGTTTTTAAAGCCAAAGAAGATTACTTTCCTATATTCATATTTACCGGTATCACCATGTGGGGATTCTTTTCAAGGACTATCAATGGAAGTATCGATACGGTAAGAAATGGTAAGGATATCATTACTAAAGTTTATATGCCTAAATATATACTTCTTTTATCAAAGATGTTTGTTAATGGTTTTAAGATGCTGGTGTCATTTGGTGTCATCGCAGCTATGATGATAGTATTCAGGGTGCCACTTAGCATATATATTCTTTTTGCACCTATTATTCTTTTGGTATTGTTTCTTTTTACCTTTGGAGTAGGGAGTATCATGATGCACTACGGAGTGTATGTCAATGACCTTGGCTATATTACTGGAATTGTGCTTCAGATGCTCATGTATTTATCTGGTGTGTTCTACTCTGTTTCGAAGAGATTCCCGGAGCCATTTGGCGATATTGTTGAGAGTTTTAATCCTGTGGCGCTTTTCATGTCTAGTATGAGGAATTGCATTCTTTATGGGCAGATGCCGGCGTTTGGCCTATTAGGAGTTTGGGCATTTATATCATTGGTATTGTCCGCTCTTGGTATATTTACAGTTTATAGTAATGAGAATTCCTATGTGAAAGTTATCTGA
- a CDS encoding ABC transporter ATP-binding protein has protein sequence MAKEYAVEVKDVSISYRILNNISIRSSLFHKKTRDEVFEAVKGVSFTVEKGGILGIIGKNGSGKSTLLRSIAGVFSPNFGTIDLHGHSVSLMALGVGFKPLLTGRANIMLSGLLLGFKQKEIEARMDEIIEFAELGDFIDRPVRTYSSGMHSKLAFAITAMLETDIMLVDEVLSVGDERFKKKSLAKMKELIMDDDRTVIIVSHNIDTLKELCDKVMWMHDGEIREMGEPTEVLEHYAEFMST, from the coding sequence ATGGCTAAGGAATATGCTGTTGAAGTTAAAGATGTTAGTATAAGTTACCGTATTTTGAATAATATTTCTATCAGGAGTTCTCTTTTTCACAAGAAGACTAGGGACGAGGTCTTTGAAGCAGTCAAAGGGGTCTCTTTTACTGTTGAGAAGGGAGGCATTCTTGGTATTATCGGTAAGAATGGAAGCGGAAAGTCAACGCTTCTTCGGTCTATAGCGGGAGTATTCTCTCCGAACTTTGGGACTATAGATCTGCATGGGCATTCTGTCTCTCTTATGGCGCTTGGGGTTGGATTTAAGCCTCTTTTGACGGGGAGAGCCAATATCATGCTGTCTGGACTTCTTCTTGGTTTTAAACAAAAGGAGATTGAAGCTAGGATGGATGAGATAATAGAGTTTGCAGAGCTTGGTGACTTTATAGATAGACCTGTCAGAACTTATTCCAGTGGTATGCATTCTAAGCTTGCCTTTGCTATTACAGCTATGCTGGAGACAGATATTATGCTGGTCGACGAGGTACTGTCTGTAGGTGATGAGAGATTTAAGAAAAAGAGTCTTGCCAAGATGAAGGAGCTGATTATGGATGATGACAGGACAGTTATCATCGTGTCCCATAATATTGATACTTTAAAAGAATTGTGCGATAAGGTTATGTGGATGCATGATGGGGAAATCAGGGAGATGGGAGAGCCTACAGAGGTTTTGGAGCATTATGCGGAGTTTATGAGCACTTGA
- a CDS encoding helix-turn-helix domain-containing protein encodes MSETRFSVYLRLLRESKGLKQKDVANKLGDTRATYSHYENTRLTPPADAFYKIGKMYNVPIEKLIRLSLIPLNPENDPDLDPEILSLDDELFMDPVNEKKPPSDYVEVIRKMSDIHNEFLLSMNNKSKHTLAKELSTFDKELIFYYHMLPEDMQLVVIDLLRDILVRTSEN; translated from the coding sequence ATGTCAGAAACAAGATTTTCAGTTTATTTAAGGCTATTAAGAGAATCCAAAGGGCTAAAGCAAAAGGATGTAGCCAATAAGCTAGGCGATACAAGAGCCACATACTCCCACTACGAGAATACGAGACTCACTCCACCTGCGGATGCATTCTACAAGATCGGCAAAATGTATAATGTTCCAATTGAAAAGCTCATCCGCCTGTCATTAATACCCCTTAATCCTGAAAACGATCCCGATTTAGACCCTGAGATTCTATCTCTAGATGATGAGCTATTTATGGATCCAGTCAACGAGAAGAAACCACCAAGTGATTATGTGGAAGTAATCAGGAAGATGTCGGACATACACAATGAGTTCCTGCTGTCAATGAACAACAAGTCCAAGCATACACTCGCAAAAGAGCTTAGCACCTTCGACAAAGAACTGATTTTCTACTATCATATGCTACCTGAAGACATGCAGCTTGTAGTTATCGATCTACTACGCGATATATTGGTAAGGACTAGCGAAAATTAA
- a CDS encoding glycosyltransferase family 2 protein, which translates to MKLIIQIPCFNEQNTLITTLDDLPKELDGIDKIEYLIINDGSSDKTTQVARDWGVDYIVNFTQNKGLAKGFMTGLDVCLENGADIIVNTDADNQYCGDDIARLIEPILEGRADIVIGERPIEENENFSFLKKKLQRLGSWAVRQASKTTIPDAPSGFRAFSREAALKLNVVNDYTYTLETIVQAGREKIPIVSVPIRVNPTLRPSRLAHTMWGYVRTSMLTILRAYLIYKPLKFFQFLSLFPIIPGLIVWIRFIYLFIKYGGAGHVQSLILGCTLIIIGAMCQMIGILGDTITANRKILQDTQYHTRKMYYDGVKQADITEHEKCRIYYR; encoded by the coding sequence ATGAAACTGATAATTCAGATTCCATGTTTCAATGAACAGAATACTCTTATCACAACTCTTGATGACCTTCCCAAGGAGCTTGATGGCATTGATAAGATTGAATACCTGATCATCAATGACGGAAGTTCTGATAAGACTACGCAGGTTGCCAGAGACTGGGGAGTTGATTATATCGTTAATTTCACCCAGAACAAGGGACTTGCAAAGGGCTTCATGACAGGGCTTGATGTATGTCTGGAAAATGGTGCTGATATAATCGTCAATACCGATGCTGACAATCAGTATTGCGGTGATGATATTGCAAGGCTCATAGAACCAATCCTCGAGGGGCGTGCTGACATCGTGATTGGTGAAAGACCAATCGAAGAGAATGAGAATTTTTCTTTTCTCAAGAAAAAATTGCAGCGCCTCGGCTCCTGGGCTGTACGTCAGGCATCAAAGACTACGATTCCGGATGCTCCGTCGGGCTTTAGAGCTTTTTCCAGAGAAGCGGCACTAAAACTAAATGTTGTAAATGACTATACCTATACGCTGGAAACAATAGTGCAGGCGGGAAGAGAGAAGATTCCGATAGTATCAGTGCCTATAAGGGTCAATCCAACCCTAAGGCCATCAAGGCTTGCCCATACTATGTGGGGTTATGTCAGAACTTCAATGCTCACTATATTAAGAGCGTATCTTATTTATAAACCTTTAAAATTCTTCCAGTTTTTGTCTTTGTTCCCAATCATACCTGGACTTATAGTATGGATCAGGTTCATATATCTATTTATTAAGTATGGTGGAGCCGGACATGTACAGTCTCTGATACTGGGGTGTACCTTGATCATAATAGGTGCTATGTGTCAGATGATAGGAATACTGGGTGATACGATAACTGCTAATCGCAAGATACTTCAGGATACTCAGTATCACACCAGAAAGATGTATTATGACGGCGTCAAACAGGCTGATATAACTGAGCATGAGAAATGTAGGATCTATTACAGGTAG
- a CDS encoding class I adenylate-forming enzyme family protein, with the protein MPVTELLERNAKLYPDEIALVELNPEMADTRRISWKEYDLIEPTRFEPYRRQITWKVFDEKANRFANLLLSRGIKKNDKVAIIMYNCLEWLPVYFGVLKTGAIAVPFNFRYDAEEILYCTELAEVDIIVFGPEFIGRIESYAERLSKGRLLFYVGDNCPSFAESYRELVADCSSKSPHLPLTDDDFAAIYFSSGTTGFPKAILHKHLSLSQAAEMEARHHGTGRDDVFLCIPPLYHTGAKFHWMGSLFAGSRAVLLKGATPEVILSAVSSEKCTIVWLLVPWAQDILDALDSGRLSLDDYDLDQWRLMHIGAQPVPPSLIKRWLEYFPDHQYDTNYGLSESTGPGCVHLGVENVDKVGAIGIPGYRWECKIVDEDDEEVDKGDVGELCVKGPGVMTCYYNNPEETAKILKDGWLYTGDMAMQDEDGFYFLVDRKKDVIVSGGENIYPVQIENFIRTFDKVKDVAVIGIPDPRLGEKTAAIIEVKDGMICTEEEINEYCMGLPRYKRPKTIFFEEIPRNATGKIEKPKLRKMHGAENLVAMENRS; encoded by the coding sequence ATGCCAGTTACAGAACTTCTTGAAAGAAATGCAAAATTATACCCGGACGAGATCGCTCTTGTAGAGCTTAATCCGGAGATGGCCGATACCAGACGTATATCCTGGAAAGAGTATGATCTTATAGAGCCAACAAGGTTTGAGCCTTACAGAAGACAGATCACATGGAAGGTCTTTGATGAGAAGGCCAATAGATTTGCCAATCTGCTTCTTAGTAGAGGCATTAAGAAAAATGATAAAGTTGCGATCATAATGTACAACTGTCTTGAGTGGCTTCCTGTTTATTTCGGCGTGTTAAAAACAGGTGCTATAGCAGTCCCTTTCAATTTCAGATACGATGCAGAAGAGATCTTGTATTGTACAGAGCTTGCAGAAGTTGACATTATAGTATTCGGACCTGAATTCATAGGACGTATAGAGTCATATGCAGAGCGCCTTTCAAAAGGACGTCTTCTTTTCTATGTAGGTGATAATTGTCCGAGTTTTGCAGAGAGTTATAGAGAGCTTGTTGCTGACTGTTCTTCTAAGTCGCCGCATCTTCCTCTTACAGATGATGACTTTGCTGCAATCTATTTTTCATCAGGAACAACAGGTTTTCCTAAGGCAATCCTTCATAAGCATCTGAGCCTGTCGCAGGCAGCAGAGATGGAAGCAAGGCACCATGGAACGGGAAGAGATGATGTCTTTTTATGTATACCTCCTCTATACCATACAGGAGCCAAGTTCCACTGGATGGGAAGCTTGTTTGCAGGCAGCAGAGCTGTGCTTTTAAAAGGTGCTACGCCAGAAGTTATATTATCTGCAGTATCTAGCGAGAAGTGTACGATCGTATGGCTGCTGGTTCCGTGGGCACAGGATATTCTGGATGCTCTTGACAGTGGCAGACTTAGCCTTGATGATTATGATCTTGACCAGTGGAGGCTTATGCATATCGGAGCACAGCCTGTTCCGCCATCACTTATCAAAAGATGGCTTGAATATTTTCCTGATCATCAGTATGATACTAATTACGGCCTTTCTGAGTCTACCGGCCCCGGATGCGTACATCTTGGAGTTGAGAACGTCGATAAGGTTGGCGCTATCGGCATACCCGGATATCGCTGGGAGTGCAAGATAGTTGATGAAGATGATGAAGAAGTGGACAAGGGTGATGTCGGAGAACTGTGTGTCAAAGGGCCCGGCGTTATGACCTGTTATTATAATAATCCGGAAGAGACTGCCAAGATCTTAAAAGATGGCTGGCTCTATACGGGTGATATGGCTATGCAGGATGAGGACGGATTTTATTTTCTTGTAGATCGCAAGAAGGATGTAATAGTCAGTGGCGGAGAGAATATTTATCCTGTTCAGATTGAGAATTTCATTAGAACTTTCGATAAAGTCAAGGATGTAGCAGTTATCGGAATTCCTGATCCAAGACTTGGAGAAAAAACTGCTGCCATAATTGAAGTAAAAGATGGTATGATATGTACAGAAGAAGAAATCAATGAGTATTGCATGGGTCTTCCAAGATATAAGAGACCTAAAACCATTTTCTTCGAAGAAATACCACGTAATGCCACAGGCAAGATAGAAAAACCAAAGCTTAGAAAGATGCATGGCGCTGAGAATCTTGTCGCTATGGAGAATAGGAGCTGA
- a CDS encoding Rpn family recombination-promoting nuclease/putative transposase, which produces MNIISTCPHALIEHKSSVDYNVSMQILRYMVYILDDYERREEKRVPDISKLKGFKYPPVFPIVYYNGESSWTADKTLKSRVALIDIFRPYIPDYEYHLVNTADHGNEELIKKNDGLSLLMILNKIRNTDEFSSLNLPKDYLDNLSANAPQDVLDVLARVVAVLLRKHRVSEDEVQDFVSQIKERHMSDLFANFKATVNVQEERRIGREQGLGIGEEIKLIKLVCGKIGLGQSIEQIATDLLEDEEHIKRISQIASKYAPDYNADKIYEELYNFDQKQKSEFIKVQ; this is translated from the coding sequence ATGAATATAATTAGTACTTGCCCTCATGCCCTGATTGAACACAAATCCAGCGTAGACTATAATGTAAGTATGCAGATATTGCGCTACATGGTCTATATTTTGGATGACTATGAGAGGCGTGAGGAGAAGAGGGTGCCGGATATTAGTAAGCTTAAAGGCTTTAAGTATCCGCCTGTTTTTCCGATTGTGTATTACAATGGTGAAAGTAGCTGGACTGCAGACAAGACGTTGAAGAGCAGAGTGGCACTAATTGACATTTTTAGACCATATATTCCGGATTATGAATATCATTTAGTCAATACTGCTGATCACGGGAACGAAGAGCTTATTAAGAAGAATGATGGGTTATCACTTCTCATGATTCTTAATAAGATAAGGAATACAGATGAGTTTAGTTCGCTGAATCTGCCCAAAGACTATTTGGACAATCTATCTGCCAATGCACCTCAAGATGTACTTGACGTTCTTGCCAGAGTAGTTGCTGTACTACTAAGGAAGCATCGTGTTTCAGAGGATGAGGTTCAGGACTTTGTAAGTCAGATAAAGGAGCGTCATATGAGTGATTTATTTGCTAACTTTAAAGCTACTGTCAATGTTCAGGAAGAGCGTAGGATTGGACGAGAACAAGGCCTTGGCATTGGTGAGGAAATAAAACTCATCAAGCTGGTCTGCGGTAAGATTGGCCTTGGTCAGTCTATTGAACAGATAGCGACTGACCTGCTTGAGGATGAGGAACATATTAAACGTATCAGCCAAATTGCTTCAAAGTATGCACCGGATTATAATGCTGACAAGATATATGAAGAACTATATAATTTTGATCAAAAACAAAAGTCAGAATTTATAAAAGTTCAGTAG
- a CDS encoding glycosyltransferase family 2 protein, translated as MGVKVSVIVPVYNAKAYLDRCMQHLLSQTLSEIEIILVDDGSTDDSLSICRNYAANAKKIGGAVIKVIHQSNQGPAAARNAGLFCAAGKWIAFVDPDDYVSPDYCRASYEYAETTDADIVMFDAVREKEPLVLADDSMIIEAQDHIMNLRCAILYPYMLRYSTNLHIKDQYQSTHKSDIAIAAPWNKLYKKSFLNDNNLIFPEQLKTLDDMTFNYLAFGCSPKVAYLHRKLYHYCFNKKSITNKYDPDRIQKDLEVFKMIGDDIRSVKSGGKSHDFEKSYDNNELVEKSDNCDESLYIAYYARVIKSFAILCRLCFFSPMSPYDLIQKLRIARNTMNMKEYAEAFDNIDIKVLEPRLKAVVFVARMKSPFGLYMLHVMQSTLQRIL; from the coding sequence ATGGGAGTGAAGGTATCTGTAATAGTTCCTGTATATAATGCTAAAGCCTATCTTGACAGGTGTATGCAGCACCTTTTGTCGCAGACCCTGTCTGAAATAGAGATCATCCTTGTAGATGATGGATCGACAGATGACTCGCTATCCATATGCAGAAATTATGCGGCGAATGCTAAGAAGATAGGCGGCGCTGTCATTAAAGTGATACATCAGTCCAATCAAGGTCCGGCAGCAGCCCGCAATGCAGGTCTTTTCTGCGCAGCAGGTAAGTGGATAGCTTTTGTTGATCCGGATGATTATGTATCACCTGATTACTGCAGGGCTTCTTACGAGTACGCAGAGACGACGGATGCAGATATTGTCATGTTTGATGCAGTCAGAGAAAAAGAGCCTCTTGTCCTTGCAGATGATAGTATGATCATTGAAGCGCAGGATCATATCATGAATCTTAGATGCGCTATTCTATATCCTTATATGCTGCGTTATAGTACTAATCTGCATATTAAAGATCAGTATCAGTCCACCCATAAAAGCGATATCGCAATAGCGGCCCCTTGGAATAAGCTTTATAAAAAGAGCTTTCTTAATGACAATAATCTGATTTTCCCGGAACAGCTTAAGACACTTGATGATATGACATTCAACTATCTTGCTTTCGGATGCTCTCCCAAAGTAGCATACCTTCATAGGAAGCTGTATCATTACTGTTTCAATAAAAAATCTATAACCAATAAATATGACCCGGATAGGATCCAAAAAGATCTGGAAGTATTCAAGATGATAGGAGATGACATCAGAAGTGTAAAAAGCGGAGGAAAGAGTCATGATTTCGAAAAAAGTTATGATAATAATGAGTTAGTGGAGAAATCAGATAATTGTGATGAATCTTTATACATTGCTTACTATGCACGTGTTATCAAGTCTTTTGCAATATTATGTCGGTTATGCTTTTTTAGTCCAATGAGTCCTTATGACCTGATACAAAAGCTTAGAATTGCAAGAAATACGATGAATATGAAAGAGTACGCAGAAGCTTTTGACAATATTGATATTAAAGTACTTGAGCCAAGGCTTAAAGCTGTAGTATTTGTTGCAAGGATGAAGAGCCCATTTGGGTTATATATGCTTCATGTAATGCAGAGTACACTTCAAAGAATACTTTGA
- a CDS encoding BrnT family toxin yields MEELSFEWDENKNEINKKKHGVSFEEAKTVFYDTYALCEFDDNHSDTEERFRILGVSKRGNVLIVVHCIRSKNTIRIISSRNATTREREGYERSRYI; encoded by the coding sequence ATGGAAGAATTAAGTTTTGAATGGGACGAGAACAAAAACGAAATAAACAAGAAAAAACATGGCGTTTCTTTTGAAGAAGCCAAGACTGTATTCTATGATACATATGCCCTTTGCGAATTTGATGACAACCACTCCGATACCGAAGAACGTTTTAGGATTCTCGGAGTCAGTAAACGTGGTAATGTTCTTATAGTTGTTCATTGTATCAGAAGTAAGAATACAATCAGAATTATATCTTCACGTAATGCAACCACTAGAGAACGCGAAGGCTATGAAAGGAGTCGATACATATGA
- a CDS encoding zf-HC2 domain-containing protein: MTHKEAERCIPSFFDESIENLELAEFLEHIDSCPDCREELTIQFLVGRGLQSLSMGDEFNLAGELDKKLLKAHARLNRLYRLERFSWILRAIVVAETVALFMLTLRILF, translated from the coding sequence ATGACACACAAGGAAGCAGAGCGGTGTATTCCCTCTTTTTTTGACGAATCTATTGAAAATCTGGAACTTGCTGAGTTCTTGGAGCATATCGACAGTTGTCCTGATTGCAGAGAAGAGCTTACTATACAATTTCTGGTAGGTAGGGGCCTTCAGAGCCTTAGTATGGGCGATGAATTCAACCTTGCTGGAGAACTTGACAAAAAGCTATTAAAGGCGCATGCTCGTCTGAACAGGCTCTACAGACTCGAAAGATTTTCATGGATCCTGCGAGCAATAGTAGTGGCAGAAACCGTGGCACTTTTTATGCTCACGCTTCGTATTTTGTTTTAA